CTACGGCGTTGTTGCAAGAGAATCCGAAGCCATCCGAAACGAAGAACGCAAGCGAGGGCTTTGTAGCGCCACATTCATTGTTAATTACGGCAAGCCTGAATAGCCCGTTGTAATTGTCGTTTGCCATCCCTACCATATTTTTGCGATAAGTTCCGTTGCCGTCAAGAGCATCGATCACGGCGGTTGCTTCGACAAAAACGGCCTCGGGAGTATTCGATATATCACAACTGTAATTCTTCTCAGATAAAAGCGGCGATTCAAAGTTGCATACAACTCCGTAATCGAGTGCGGAAGGCATGTAATTTGCCACAGGTCTTGACGCGACATCATTATAGAAAGAGACTGAGTCTTTGGGAGGAGGATTAAGATCGACTCCTCCTCCGTTAAGCGTAGAATCAGAGAAGGGCGGATCCTGCGGATTGCCGACAATAATTGTTTTTGTAGGTGTTGGCGTTAAATCGGAATAGGTTATTTTGTCCAGTAACGATGCTGGAATGGGACCGAGCAGTGACTTACTGTCTTCGTTTTGAACAAAGAATGCAACGTCCGTTGTCGAACCATCTTCGTTTAGAACATACATCGGGAATGTTCCATAAGGAAGATCCTCGAGTGTGAAATATCCACTGGCATCCGTATTTACATTAAAAGAAGAACCGTCTACGTCAAGAGTCAAGCTCAAGGAGGAACTCTCCTGGTTCATGAGGAGGCCCTTAAACGTGCTTGTCGAAGGCTTTTCTTCAGCAACAGACGAAGACGATATTAGGATGTATACAGCAGAGCTCAATGTAGAGCTAGTTGACGGAAACTCAGGAGAGTGGTCTATGCCGTCCATTTCACCGTCTGCATGCACAATTCTGCTTGTAGATGAAATCGCCTCCACGGCTGAGCTAGTGGCAGAAATCTTTTCGATAGAGGAACTAGAAGAATCTCCATCGTCCAAATTGTCTGCATCGGCAGTCACGGTATTCTGTTCTTCGTCGACGCCACCGGCCCAAAATGTGCTGCAAGCCGACATAGAGAAGGCGACGCAAATAAGCAACCAAAGCCCAAAGTGGATTTTTGCGAATGTCTTGACAGAGTTAAGCATGGCGTTCCTCCTTCGGCAGGTTGCGAGTAAGGGGGAACAGCTGCACGTTCAATCGATAAACGCGTTCTTCGCCGGAATCGTCCATCACAATCGAGCTGATGCGACGGCGAAATTCAGCAATTTCCTTGGTGATTTTTTCAAAAGCGTGTTCGGAGATTCCTATGGTTAGGCCCGAAACATCGCGCTCGTTGACTGGGACCTGGTCGAGACATTGTACGCCCAGTTCGCCCATTTGACGGTGCATTTCACGGACGGCAAGAGAGGTGACATCAAGGTTGCCGGTTGTAACGGCACGATTACTCTGGCTGTAGCGTCCTAGTTCATCTTTTTCGAGAAAGCCATTTTTTTCGAGAAGCTTGAGCGATTTTTTGACGCTCGTGGTATCGCTATTAAAGACAAGTTCCCCCGCCATTTGGGCAGGAGTCGCCCCTGTTAAACGAGGAGCCATTTCTCGAAGAACCGGATTAAGCCAGCTACCGTAATAGTCGTACTGGTCTTCGCCGACCAGGGCAAAGGAGTTTTCGTCGGCAAGTTTACGCATTTCGGCAAAGATTCTTTTCTTTGCTGCAGAAGACTTTTCCTGGTTAAACGCTACCAGCTGCCTAAAATACTGTAAATCAACACCGACAAGCCCCATAGCCGAAGCAACACGCTCGACGCCGGCCTCGCTTAAATTGGCCTTGCTGTCACAAACGAGTTTTAAAAATACAGGAGAGGAATAACCGGCCGCTTTTGCAAAATCACGCCACGTAAAACCGGTGCGTTCCTTGCGCTCAGCATAAAAATCGCGGATATAGACGCGATAGCTTGTGTACTCCACTACGGGCTTCATGCCCATAATATATATTCTTTGCTTGTAAAAGTCAATATGCTAAGATACAAATTTTTCAATTTTAATCTAAAATCAAGGTTTTTTAATGAAAATAAAGTTGTTTTCAACAATTTTTATGATACAAGCAGACAAAAAAGAATGATACAAATCATATAAAACAGGTGAAATTGACTAGAAGTTCAGGGCGCGGTTCAGCTTAATAAAGGCATTCACCGGGTCAGCATAGTTCCAGATTCCACCGAGAACGGACACCCCGTGAATCGGAATTTGCTTGATTTCGGCTAGATATTCGTGATCGATGCCGCCAAAGGCAATAATTTGCGGAATTTTTCTGGAACCGCCATCGGACGATGCTAGCGCATTGATTTTATTTGTTACCGCCTGGACGCCAAGAAAATCGATTGGCTCGTAAACGGACTGCGGCTGATAAATTGGGCCAATGAGCACCCCGGCGACCCATTCCGGAAGGTTGTCAAGTTGCTCCAGGTTCCGGCAGAATGCGATACAGTTTACGCGTTTCCAACTTTCAGGAACATCTCCCGAAAGTGACCCTGCCTCAGCCACGCATCCACGAACATCCAGACGCTCCGCAAGGTCGGGTGTTCCGCGAACCCAGATGCGGTCACGGCATTCCATGGGGAGTGCCATAAGCCAGCGTTCGTAATCGTTTTCCGTTGCAAACGGAGCTCCACCTCTCCCCCGCTTCTGTAAGATTAGGCGTGAAAGACCTCGAGAAAACATTTGTTCAATGTCGTCGAATTCCGAGGAAAAGTCATCGGGAGATGTCGTAAGCCATAAGCGCATGTCCTAAAGATAGGAAAAATATTTTGCGAGGGAATAGGGCGGCGGACGTTTAATCGATAGGTCAAAATTTGATTCATCTTTCCATTTGACAATTATTTTTATATATTTGATATAACTAATAAGCACCGGTTGTGCATTCTACCTTATGTAGAATCCCCTGCGGTTCGGTCATGTCAAAATAGCGAAGTTCAAGCATTTTGTCGCGACACAAACCTTAGGGCCTTTGGTTTGCCTCGAATAAAGCTATTCGCTTTATTCTCGCCCCTTCGGGGCCTTGCGCTCACTTCGTGAGCTTAAGGGCTTAAACGCTCCCCTTGGTCGCGTTTAATCGACAGGTCAAAACCAGAGCACCCCCGGCGCAAAGCACCGGGGGTGCTCTGGTTTCGACAGGGTTACCGAAGTGTTAGTTGCAAGTCGAGGTCTCAGACGAGGGCACTCGTAAAAAAGTCTGAAAAAAAATAAGTGCTGACGAAAACTACGCACTCGCTGCCTAATTAGCGGCAACGCCGGGCCTCATTCCGCTCCCATCGGGGTGAACGTCCGGACGCAATATGGGATAGGATTCTCGCATGCCTGGGGCTAGAGTCCGAGATTCACTAGGCTGGTCAAAGTCCGCGCCGACCTTCTTGGGCGTAGATCAGACGAGACCTTAAATACGAAGGGAAAACTTGTAGGAACGTGCATGGACGTGATTTTGGACAGGGGTTCGACTCCCCTCACCTCCATAAATAAAAAGGACTCTTTTGAGAGTCCTTTTTATTTATGTTATTATAAGACCGAACCGGCTACATTCTACACAGTCCTTATTCTGGAGCCGGTTCTCTCGCCACCACGACTCGTTGATACGAGTCGCTTGTGGCTCACAAATGCAAATACTCCTTGAGAGTCCTTTTTTATTTATGTTATTATAAGACCGAACCGGCTACATTCTACACAGTCCTTATTCTGGAGCCGGTTCTCTCGCCACCACGACTCGTTGATACGAGTCGCTTGTGGCTCACAAATGCAAATACTCCTTGAGAGTCCTTTTTTATTTATGTTATTAAAAATTGGCTCGGCTGAAACCTGACGCCTGTAACCTATCTATGATGATACGGGTGATTCAGCATGACCATCTGGACGCGGTAGAGCTGTTCAGCGAAAAGCACACGCGCATGGTCATGGGTAAACGTCAACGGCGAAAGAGAAAGAAGCAAGTCGGCGGTCTTTTTCAGGTTCTCGTCGATGCCGTACGCCGACCCAATCAAGAACACGATGTTTCCCGGAAAACGGTCGCGCAAGGTGTCCGACAGCTTGACGGTGTCCATCAGCTTGCCTTCTTCAGACAAAATAACGCGCTTGTATTCGGATTTCGGGAATTTCTTGTCGAACAAAGCCGCTTCTTGCGCCAACGCCTGCACGCGGTCGTCTATCTTGGACTCCTTGAGTTCCACGACTTCGAGCGGGAACACTCCCCCACGCAAGCGCTTCACGTACTTGTCGACCTCGTCGGCAATAAACGGCGAACCTGCACGCCCGAAAACTGCTAGAACCCATTTCATAATTTAGTGGCTAGTGATTAGTGGTTGGTGGTTAGGGGAACTTCGTTGCAGAAGGTAGTAGGCAATGATCAGTTCTTAGGAATTCTTGATACCAGCGCCCCTGTATACTAATCACTGTTTACTAATCACTACTTACCTGCCCACACTGAGGCGGTCGATGAGGAAGCTCGGCATGCCGGCTTTTTTCATGCGTTCCTGCGTCTGGTACACGTCGTAGTCCACGCGAATCAGGCGTACGCACTTGGTCTCGGTATCGAGCAGGCACCAGCAAGAGCGCGGGTCGCGGTCACGAGGCTGGCCTACGCTGCCCACGTTCACCAGCAAGCGTTCCGTGTCTTCGATCCTGTATTCGTATTCGTCCAGAATCTTGGGAATGGCGTTCGGGCGACTCGCCACAATCACCGGGCTGTGCGTATGCCCCACAAAGCAGTAGCGGCCCTTGAAATGTTCAAAAGCGTCGAGGGCGTCTTCGAGCTCGGTCACGTACACCCAGTCCGCGGGCGAAAGCGGAGAGGCGTGCACAAAGCAAATATCGTTTTCTTCGCAAATGTACGGGAGCGTCCTCAAGAACGAGACGGATTCGTCGGACAAATGATTCTGGGTCCATTCAATCGCCTGCTTGGCATACGGGTTGAACCCGGCGCTGGACTCGTGCTTGATTGCCACACTGTCGTGGTTACCGATAATGCAAATGTCCATATTTTCGCGAGCAAGACGAACGCATTCGTCCGGATCGGCACCGTAACCCACTAAATCACCAAGACAAACTTTCCTGTCGACGTTGTTGTCTTTCATAGAAGCAATAACCGCTTCAAAGGCAACCGCATTCGAATGGATATCAGAACAAATACCGTATAGCATAGTTGTAATGTAGTAAAAAATGAAGGACGATAATTAACCAATCTTCGCGACAAGGTTCATCAAAGTCGTGAAATTGAGCTTATTGCTCCTTGCGAATGTCAGGAAATCTTTTTCCTCTTTCGTGACCCGAATCTGAAATTTCAGCGGAGAGGCAAATTTCGTCTTTCTGCCAGCATTTTCGCGCGCTCCACCATGTCCGAATTTCTTCTCATTAAGGGCGATGCCCGATTTTTTCAGATATTCCTTTTCTGAAATAATCTTTTCGTCCGCAGAGACATCCGATTCTTTTTTCTTGAAGACGAATCCTTCGGAATCTTTCACATAAACATAGGACATTCTAGTTAGAATATAGGTAAAAATTTTGAATTTGTCAACATATTCAAGAAGCAGGCTTTGTTTAGCGTGTTCATAGTTTCCTTTGGGTTAAACAAAACAGAAAGTTCCCCAAACGAGGAGCTTTAGAGCATTTAGCCAAAATAAAAAGTTATTATGAAGAAAACTACAATATGCCGAGTTCGCGAAGCATTTTCTCGTACTTGTCTGCACGAGCCTCCGCTTCATCAGCACGGGCCTTTTCCGCATCAGCCTGCTTTTGGATTTCATTTGCACGCTGACGTTCACGGTCTACAGCGATGTCGATTTCCTGTTGCCAAGTCATATAGCGTTTCCTCGTTTCGTTGTCCGTCTGGTACCACTTCACCATCCTGTCAATCTTCTTGGTTTCTGGAGAACTCGGATTCCTTGTTGCGAAGTACTCCAGATACTCCCTGATAGATTTCTCGGCGACGTCGCGGTACTTATTGAATATATAAAAATTTTTGTAGCAGAGGTCCCCCAATTCAATTTTCGGGTTATCGACCTCAAGATTCTTGAACCTGTAGACAGCTTTCCCCTGCCCGAAAATGTCCTCGGGGCACAGAAACATGATGTAGAGATCCTTCAGCTTATAGTAAACTTCGCCCTTGTTCAGCGCCTCGCTGTCGCACATTGCCTGGTAGTAGCGGGTCCGCTTGGGGATATCCTCGTTGTCTTCCATCTGCATCTCAATGTCGAAACTGCGGAGGACTTCTCCATTTGGGCCAGTCTCCCTTACAAAGACATCGTAGCGGATACCCTTGTAGAACGGGCTTACGTCAATAGTCTTTTCGGGCTCGGGATCCTTGAGCTCGTGAATCCTAATGCCAAGCACAGCCTCAAGGAACGGCTTTGCAATTTCCTTGTGGCCAAACACCTTTGCAAACATGAACCTGTTCGTAATGGGGAGCTGTTCAAAAGGAATGCGTTTTGCATTCATTTTTTCATCTTGCTACCGAAACGCGTCGGTTTTCGCGAATAGAGAACTACCCCTATCTATAACTATACACGTATTTTTCAGGCGCTCAATGCCGATTTTTTGAAAAATTTATTTCTTTTTACAAAACAAAAAGTCATAATTAGACTTTTAAACGAATGTATATTTATTCCATAAGGATTGCTTTTCAAGAACAAAAAAGAGCTTTGGTTATGAAAATCATTTCATATAGACCCCGAGACGATCAATTTTGGATAGGCTGCACCATGGAAGAAGCCGAACAATTCTTTATTCCGTTGCTAGAGGATTGGCGAAAGGATCGCTTACCAAACTACTTCCGTGAATACGAGGAACAGTTTTCATCACCGGCATATCAAAAAATAGTCTGTGAAACTATGGAAATCAAAGAAATGTCCTATATCTATTTCAATGTTTCACGCGATTTAAAAATCTGTTATTATGATGTTCCCCATCATCCATTCCACCAACTATGGAACGCCTACAGTCCATTCAGAAAATGTGATATTATAGAGATATCTCATCCATCGGAATTAAAGGCTATTAGACCAACTTACAAAGGGGAGGAATTAACCAATGTATAAGTTTATAAATGAGAATGCGGAAGCAATTTTGGAAGAAGCAGAAAATACTTACAAAGATGGATTAAGGGGATATGTTGAATGTTATTTAAAAACTCTTAAATGGGAAGAGCTCAATTCGGCTAACAAAAAAGAATATATACGTAATTATAAAAAATTCTATGCAATGAATGCTGCTCGTCTAAGTAGTGAGTTTTACAACAAATACTTTGGTATTCTTTGTTCTGGAGAAGAAAAAAAACTAGACGAACTTATAAAAGACGAATCGGGTTCGATTCATTTTTCTTTTACAACGAAACTGTTACACACTTTAAACCAAAACCTGCCGATTTATGATAAATACATTGCCGCTTTTTTCTTATTTCCTGATTGGCAGGATAAAAATGCTGGAAAGGAATCAATTTGTAATGGTATCTATGAATTCTTAAAATATGAGTATCAAAGAATCCAAAAAGAAAAACTTTTGCCCAAAGCCATTGAAATCTTTAAGACAAAGGTAAAACAATTAGACCTCAAGAATGCAGAAAAAATAACTGATGAAAAAATCATTGATTTTTACATCTGGCAATTTTCCAAAATGATGAAAGATTCTAAGCAAATGAATGGCAATGGCTTTCGTAAAAAAATAAGATACGAGTAGTAGGCGTAGCATTTTTCAGGGGACAAAGCCTCTTTCGGTACAGCCATGACAATTCGTGCAAGCACGATTGTCGCGGCATTCGCCTTGCGGGGTTTTAGGGGGCGGAGCCACCTAGGAGAGGGGGTAACGGTAGACACGACGAAAGCCTGGCCGCAAAGCGAACATTCGTCGGGCGAAGCCCGAGGCCATGTGAGCGTGCGGAGCAGGCTGAGTCGTGGCTAGAGTTAGGGGGACCCCTCCCCCACCCGTAATTAGGTTGAAAATCTCT
The genomic region above belongs to uncultured Fibrobacter sp. and contains:
- a CDS encoding Rpn family recombination-promoting nuclease/putative transposase; its protein translation is MNAKRIPFEQLPITNRFMFAKVFGHKEIAKPFLEAVLGIRIHELKDPEPEKTIDVSPFYKGIRYDVFVRETGPNGEVLRSFDIEMQMEDNEDIPKRTRYYQAMCDSEALNKGEVYYKLKDLYIMFLCPEDIFGQGKAVYRFKNLEVDNPKIELGDLCYKNFYIFNKYRDVAEKSIREYLEYFATRNPSSPETKKIDRMVKWYQTDNETRKRYMTWQQEIDIAVDRERQRANEIQKQADAEKARADEAEARADKYEKMLRELGIL
- a CDS encoding metallophosphoesterase family protein, whose protein sequence is MLYGICSDIHSNAVAFEAVIASMKDNNVDRKVCLGDLVGYGADPDECVRLARENMDICIIGNHDSVAIKHESSAGFNPYAKQAIEWTQNHLSDESVSFLRTLPYICEENDICFVHASPLSPADWVYVTELEDALDAFEHFKGRYCFVGHTHSPVIVASRPNAIPKILDEYEYRIEDTERLLVNVGSVGQPRDRDPRSCWCLLDTETKCVRLIRVDYDVYQTQERMKKAGMPSFLIDRLSVGR
- a CDS encoding 23S rRNA (pseudouridine(1915)-N(3))-methyltransferase RlmH; translation: MKWVLAVFGRAGSPFIADEVDKYVKRLRGGVFPLEVVELKESKIDDRVQALAQEAALFDKKFPKSEYKRVILSEEGKLMDTVKLSDTLRDRFPGNIVFLIGSAYGIDENLKKTADLLLSLSPLTFTHDHARVLFAEQLYRVQMVMLNHPYHHR
- a CDS encoding TIGR02147 family protein, with the translated sequence MKPVVEYTSYRVYIRDFYAERKERTGFTWRDFAKAAGYSSPVFLKLVCDSKANLSEAGVERVASAMGLVGVDLQYFRQLVAFNQEKSSAAKKRIFAEMRKLADENSFALVGEDQYDYYGSWLNPVLREMAPRLTGATPAQMAGELVFNSDTTSVKKSLKLLEKNGFLEKDELGRYSQSNRAVTTGNLDVTSLAVREMHRQMGELGVQCLDQVPVNERDVSGLTIGISEHAFEKITKEIAEFRRRISSIVMDDSGEERVYRLNVQLFPLTRNLPKEERHA